The following are encoded in a window of Peromyscus leucopus breed LL Stock chromosome X, UCI_PerLeu_2.1, whole genome shotgun sequence genomic DNA:
- the LOC114683412 gene encoding heterogeneous nuclear ribonucleoprotein Q-like, whose product MATEHVNGNGTEEPMDTTSAVIHSENFQTLLDAGLPQKVAEKLDEIYVAGLVAHSDLDERAIEALKEFNEDGALAVLQQFKDSDLSHVQNKSAFLCGVMKTYRQREKQGTKVADSSKGPDEAKIKALLERTGYTLDVTTAQRKYGGPPPDSVYSGQQPSVGTEIFVGKIPRDLFEDELVPLFEKAGPIWYLRLMMDPLTGLNRGYAFVTFCTKEAAQEAVKLYNNHEIRSGKHIGVCISVANNRLFVGSIPKSKTKEQILEEFSKVTEDLTDVILYHQPDDKKKNRGFCFLEYEDHKTAAQARRRLMSGKVKVWGNVRTVEWADPIEDPDPEVMAKVKVLFVRNLANTVTEEILEKSFSQFGKLERVKKLKDYAFIHFDERDGAVKAMEEMNGKDLEGENIEIVFAKPPDQKRKERKAQRQAAKNQMYDDYHYYGPPHMPPPTRGRGRGGRGGYGYPPDYYGYEDYYDYYGYDYHNYRGGYEDPYYGYEDFQVGARGRGGRGARGAAPSRGHGAAPPRGRAGYSQRGGPGSARGICGARGGAQQQRGRGQGKGVEAGPDLLQ is encoded by the coding sequence ATGGCTACAGAACATGTTAATGGAAATGGTACTGAAGAGCCCATGGATACTACTTCTGCAGTTATCCATTCAGAAAATTTTCAGACATTGCTTGATGCTGGTTTACCACAGAAAGTTGCTGAAAAACTAGATGAAATTTACGTTGCAGGGCTAGTTGCACATAGTGATTTAGATGAAAGAGCTATCGAAGCTTTAAAAGAGTTCAATGAAGACGGCGCATTGGCAGTACTTCAACAGTTTAAAGACAGTGATCTCTCTCATGTTCAGAACAAAAGTGCCTTTTTATGTGGAGTCATGAAGActtacaggcagagagagaaacaagggaCCAAAGTAGCGGATTCTAGTAAAGGACCAGATGAGGCAAAGATTAAGGCACTCTTGGAAAGAACAGGCTACACACTTGATGTGACAACTGCACAGAGGAAGTATGGGGGACCACCTCCAGATTCTGTTTATTCAGGTCAGCAGCCTTCTGTTGGCACTGAGATATTTGTGGGGAAGATCCCCAGAGATCTATTTGAGGATGAGCTTGTTCCATTATTTGAGAAAGCTGGACCTATATGGTATCTTCGTTTAATGATGGACCCACTCACTGGTCTCAACAGAGGTTATGCGTTTGTCACTTTTTGTACAAAAGAAGCAGCACAAGAGGCTGTTAAACTGTATAATAATCATGAAATTCGTTCCGGAAAGCACATTGGTGTCTGCATCTCAGTTGCCAACAATAGGCTTTTTGTGGGCTCTATTCCTAAGAGTAAAACCAAGGAACAGATTCTTGAAGAGTTTAGTAAAGTGACAGAGGATCTCACAGATGTCATTTTATATCACCAACCggatgacaagaaaaaaaacagaggctTTTGCTTTCTTGAATATGAAGATCACAAAACAGCTGCCCAGGCAAGGCGTAGGTTAATGAGTGGTAAAGTCAAAGTCTGGGGAAATGTTAGAACTGTTGAATGGGCTGATCCCATAGAAGATCCTGATCCTGAAGTTATGGCAAAGGTAAAAGTGCTGTTTGTACGCAACCTTGCCAATACTGTAACGGAAGAAATTTTAGAAAAGTCATTTAGTCAGTTTGGGAAACTGGAACGAGTGAAGAAGCTAAAAGATTATGCTTTCATTCATTTTGATGAACGAGATGGTGCTGTCAAGGCTATGGAAGAAATGAATGGTAAAGACTTGGAGGGAGAAAATATTGAAATTGTTTTTGCTAAGCCACCagatcagaaaaggaaagaaagaaaagctcagaggcaagcAGCAAAGAATCAAATGTATGATGATTACCACTATTATGGTCCACCTCATATGCCCCCCCCAACAAGAGGTCGAGGGCGTGGAGGTAGAGGTGGCTATGGATATCCTCCAGATTATTATGGATATGAagattattatgattattatggCTATGATTACCATAACTATCGTGGTGGATATGAAGATCCATACTATGGTTATGAAGATTTTCAAGTTGGAGCTAGAGGAAGGGGTGGTAGAGGAGCAAGGGGTGCTGCTCCATCCAGAGGTCATGGGGCTGCTCCTCCCCGTGGTAGAGCCGGTTATTCACAGAGAGGAGGCCCTGGATCAGCAAGAGGCATTTGTGGTGCGAGAGGAGGTGCCCAACAACAAAGAGGCCGCGGGCAGGGAAAAGGGGTCGAGGCCGGTCCTGACCTGTTACAATGA